From Pseudonocardia autotrophica, one genomic window encodes:
- a CDS encoding ImmA/IrrE family metallo-endopeptidase, translated as MEEAALRVRRHWELGSRPITNLLHLLESRGVRVFSLVQEVRDVDAFSFYRQGIPYIFVDTGKTAERQRFDLAHELGHLIIHQGSERVHGREAEKQADRFAAAFLMPREDILGQRMRNASVERILAGRRRWRVSAMALTHRLRELGLLTEWGYRSCCVDLSNSGYRTSEPGSQLVAETSQMLEKVFAHLRASGVGMRRIANDLHLTTREFNRHVFGLVPTVIGDTSQVRSIEGVTPLQAANDRGNLRLVSDRSYT; from the coding sequence CGGATCAAGACCTATCACTAATCTCCTACATTTGTTAGAGTCTCGTGGTGTTCGCGTCTTCTCGCTTGTTCAGGAGGTGCGCGATGTCGATGCTTTCTCATTCTACCGTCAAGGTATTCCGTATATCTTCGTGGATACGGGGAAGACGGCGGAACGGCAACGATTCGACCTTGCGCACGAGCTAGGTCATCTAATTATCCACCAGGGAAGTGAACGCGTTCATGGGCGAGAGGCCGAGAAGCAGGCCGACCGCTTTGCCGCCGCGTTCCTGATGCCCCGCGAGGACATCCTTGGGCAGAGAATGCGCAACGCTTCAGTAGAGCGAATTCTTGCTGGACGGCGACGCTGGCGAGTCTCCGCAATGGCTCTAACTCATCGACTGCGTGAGCTTGGTCTGCTCACAGAATGGGGATACCGCTCGTGCTGCGTCGATTTGTCGAACTCAGGATATCGTACATCTGAGCCGGGAAGTCAACTGGTGGCTGAGACGTCGCAAATGTTGGAAAAGGTCTTCGCTCACCTACGTGCCTCTGGGGTCGGGATGCGCCGGATAGCGAACGATCTGCATCTGACCACGCGGGAGTTCAATCGCCATGTGTTTGGCCTAGTTCCGACCGTAATCGGCGATACGTCGCAGGTTCGCAGCATTGAAGGGGTCACGCCATTGCAAGCAGCTAATGATAGAGGCAATCTGCGGCTTGTTTCCGACCGGAGTTACACCTGA
- a CDS encoding phosphotransferase: protein MTTLRPDVAQTAHARWPDLAPAWTDTLSEELADVCAALAVTPTGRTFPARSAHVVEATSNSGARLVLRSSPDPHAVHQAAVLDRLAHAGLAPVVHLLRKTATGMWTAMDVVEPGTSFAEQEPKPSDLAGVATMLRTLSVEDGLPSLPSIVPWLRARLTDPPSDDQPPHRGPEPAAVRQAATVALDQLAADMSAALCHADLSPPNVLHGASQLWFIDPRGMSGEAAYDIAVLALKLSDDHLDTARALARSIALSSGNDPERADSWVTVADAATV from the coding sequence GTGACCACGCTCCGTCCCGACGTCGCCCAGACCGCACACGCGCGATGGCCTGACCTCGCACCCGCGTGGACCGACACCCTGTCCGAGGAGCTGGCCGACGTCTGCGCCGCGCTCGCGGTGACGCCGACCGGCCGGACGTTTCCCGCCAGATCCGCCCACGTGGTCGAGGCGACGTCCAACTCCGGCGCACGCCTGGTCCTGCGATCGAGTCCCGACCCGCATGCCGTCCACCAGGCCGCCGTACTCGACCGACTCGCGCATGCCGGCCTCGCGCCCGTCGTCCACCTGCTGCGAAAGACCGCTACGGGCATGTGGACTGCGATGGACGTCGTCGAACCCGGGACATCGTTCGCCGAGCAGGAGCCGAAGCCCTCGGATCTCGCGGGGGTGGCAACGATGCTGCGCACCCTCTCCGTCGAGGACGGGCTGCCATCGCTGCCCAGCATTGTGCCGTGGCTTCGTGCGCGTCTCACCGATCCGCCGTCTGATGACCAGCCGCCTCACCGAGGTCCCGAGCCCGCCGCCGTCCGTCAGGCAGCGACCGTCGCTCTTGATCAGCTCGCCGCCGACATGTCAGCCGCGTTGTGCCACGCCGACCTGTCACCACCTAACGTGCTCCACGGCGCCTCCCAGCTGTGGTTCATCGACCCTCGCGGGATGAGCGGCGAAGCCGCCTACGACATCGCCGTCCTCGCCTTGAAGCTCAGCGATGACCACTTGGACACCGCCAGAGCGCTCGCCCGCAGCATTGCGCTGTCCAGCGGCAACGACCCCGAGCGTGCCGACTCATGGGTGACTGTCGCCGACGCCGCGACCGTCTGA
- a CDS encoding HAD family hydrolase — protein MTLPTGTHTQLVDLLRGARVVLLDFDGPVAHLFAGHPAPDVAAAVRQFATVRGIDLTEVRTDDPLVLLRVAYRHSPESGRDVEAHVIEHETRAAAVAEPAPGAHELIRTVVATGRTVLVVSNNSERAIRTYLARHDLTEHVAHIIGRPFGHPEQMKPDPHLLHAALDIARAAPADAVFVGDSITDALAGVAAGVPCIGYAKRPERAEGLTDADALLVVDDMHTIATALRP, from the coding sequence GTGACCCTCCCGACCGGAACCCACACACAGCTTGTCGACCTGCTCCGTGGCGCCCGCGTCGTGCTGCTGGATTTCGACGGCCCCGTCGCGCACCTGTTCGCCGGCCATCCGGCACCCGACGTCGCCGCCGCCGTCCGCCAGTTCGCCACCGTCCGTGGCATCGATCTGACCGAGGTCCGCACCGACGACCCGCTCGTCCTGCTCCGCGTCGCATACCGCCACTCGCCCGAGTCCGGTCGCGATGTCGAGGCCCATGTGATCGAGCACGAGACCCGGGCCGCTGCGGTGGCTGAGCCGGCCCCCGGAGCGCACGAGCTCATCCGGACCGTGGTAGCGACCGGCCGCACGGTGCTGGTGGTCAGCAACAACTCAGAGCGGGCCATCCGGACCTACCTCGCCCGCCACGATCTGACCGAGCACGTCGCGCACATCATCGGCCGGCCCTTCGGGCACCCCGAGCAGATGAAACCCGACCCGCACCTTCTCCACGCAGCGCTGGATATCGCCCGAGCGGCACCGGCCGACGCGGTGTTCGTCGGTGACTCAATCACCGATGCACTCGCCGGGGTCGCCGCCGGGGTGCCGTGCATCGGCTACGCCAAGCGGCCCGAGCGCGCCGAAGGGCTCACCGACGCGGATGCCCTGCTCGTCGTCGACGACATGCACACCATCGCGACCGCGCTACGCCCGTGA
- a CDS encoding winged helix-turn-helix domain-containing protein: MSTPAEFLAHLDPEDPRTPSQQISNQIRAAIKLGKLKAGEKLPSQPDLAERYGVARETVKAALRPLYAERLLISRQGSGVFVRAQTELPVGLRPHIEAAFERPDVRIDFAGFSGETLAGTLSEVLDKVRAGRLTPESIAIRIMLSDPGAPLALPCRADTAADDPAVRTRADRITRRAVDSITDGVQELAGLGLVKTATAQVRAHSAAPLFKLYLLNDEEAFFGFYPVLEHTVTIDKEQVPIFDPMGKDATLFHFSTGDDAETSNGPQYVTQARTWFDSVWNTITREYPR; the protein is encoded by the coding sequence ATGAGCACGCCAGCCGAGTTCCTCGCGCATCTGGACCCGGAGGATCCGCGCACCCCGTCGCAGCAGATCTCCAACCAGATCCGCGCCGCGATCAAGCTCGGCAAGCTCAAGGCGGGGGAGAAGCTGCCCTCGCAGCCTGACCTCGCCGAGCGCTACGGCGTCGCCCGCGAGACCGTGAAGGCAGCGCTGCGTCCCCTCTATGCCGAGCGGCTGCTCATCAGCCGGCAGGGGAGTGGGGTGTTCGTCCGCGCCCAGACCGAGCTACCGGTGGGGCTGCGCCCGCACATCGAAGCCGCGTTCGAGCGCCCCGACGTGCGCATCGACTTCGCCGGGTTCTCCGGCGAGACCCTCGCGGGCACCCTGTCCGAGGTCCTGGACAAGGTTCGCGCCGGACGACTCACCCCGGAGTCCATCGCTATCCGGATCATGCTGTCCGACCCCGGCGCACCTCTCGCCCTGCCGTGCCGGGCGGACACCGCCGCCGACGACCCCGCCGTCCGCACGCGCGCAGACCGCATCACCCGCCGCGCCGTGGACAGCATCACCGACGGCGTGCAGGAGCTTGCCGGCCTCGGGCTCGTGAAGACCGCGACGGCCCAGGTCCGCGCGCACAGCGCAGCACCCCTGTTCAAGCTCTACCTGCTCAACGACGAGGAAGCGTTCTTCGGCTTCTACCCCGTCCTGGAACACACCGTCACCATCGACAAGGAACAGGTGCCGATCTTCGACCCGATGGGCAAGGACGCGACCCTGTTCCACTTCTCCACCGGTGACGACGCCGAGACCAGCAACGGCCCCCAGTACGTCACCCAGGCACGCACCTGGTTCGACTCCGTGTGGAACACGATCACCCGGGAGTATCCACGGTGA
- a CDS encoding FtsK/SpoIIIE domain-containing protein produces MSKRSSSATRINGPARHGTRATRPPGREFQAAAWLARHPGFIAAPLLGLGLALSLGPLITAAALAVLMAGVAVWGRAHPASFDRFAAPHLRAAWRRWTVYRGRRWTQLMSDCGLTREHRHSGEQLVPRVLRVRSSSSTIDTVYVRMVRGQDVAFWQERASVLYEALIAHRVAITRHRPGVVAVVIEWELPFTRTIPAPDIPEQADDVDLGAVEIGDNERGEPFTAPLVGGHRLVAGASGSGKGSILWSTLRGVGPCLRDGVVRVWMVDLKGGVETEQGAPLFHRYATSMAEALELLAEFRDAMRDRQDDMREQNIRACTPSAATPVELLVIDEMAMLTAYGDRTSVREALRLLAEVMTQGRASLFAVHGYLQEPSKDVVDVRELFTQRICLGVTAASHVDMVLGEGARERGALADEVPGDARHAGIGFVIDRGSRLPVRFRAAFVSDDGIAELVQRCAPPLDADVIGLHNDGDTERGAA; encoded by the coding sequence ATGAGCAAGCGTAGTAGCTCGGCAACTCGCATCAACGGCCCCGCCCGGCACGGCACCCGGGCCACCCGGCCACCCGGCCGCGAGTTCCAGGCCGCCGCCTGGCTCGCCCGACACCCCGGCTTCATCGCCGCCCCACTGCTGGGGCTCGGCCTCGCGCTCAGCCTCGGCCCGCTCATCACCGCCGCCGCTCTCGCGGTCCTGATGGCCGGTGTGGCCGTGTGGGGACGGGCGCACCCGGCCAGCTTCGACCGGTTCGCCGCCCCGCACCTGCGGGCCGCCTGGCGCCGTTGGACCGTCTACCGCGGTCGCCGGTGGACACAGCTGATGTCGGACTGCGGCCTGACCCGCGAGCACCGCCACAGCGGCGAACAGCTCGTCCCCCGCGTGCTCCGGGTCCGCTCCTCGTCGTCGACGATCGACACCGTCTACGTCCGCATGGTCCGCGGGCAGGACGTCGCGTTCTGGCAGGAACGCGCCTCTGTTCTCTACGAGGCGTTGATCGCGCACCGGGTGGCGATCACCCGCCACCGGCCGGGCGTCGTCGCGGTGGTGATCGAGTGGGAGCTGCCCTTCACCCGCACCATCCCCGCGCCGGACATCCCCGAACAGGCCGACGACGTCGACCTCGGCGCGGTCGAGATCGGCGACAACGAACGCGGCGAACCCTTCACCGCGCCCCTCGTCGGCGGACACCGGCTCGTCGCTGGCGCCTCCGGGTCCGGGAAGGGGTCAATCCTGTGGTCCACACTGCGCGGGGTCGGGCCGTGCCTGCGCGACGGGGTCGTGCGGGTGTGGATGGTCGACCTCAAGGGCGGCGTGGAGACCGAACAGGGCGCGCCGCTGTTCCACCGCTACGCCACCTCGATGGCCGAGGCCCTGGAGCTGTTGGCCGAGTTCCGCGATGCGATGCGGGATCGGCAGGACGACATGCGCGAGCAGAACATCCGCGCCTGCACCCCGAGCGCGGCGACGCCGGTGGAGCTGTTGGTCATCGACGAGATGGCCATGCTCACCGCCTACGGCGACCGCACCAGTGTCCGCGAGGCCCTGCGCCTGCTGGCCGAGGTCATGACCCAAGGCCGGGCCTCGCTGTTCGCCGTGCACGGCTACCTGCAGGAACCCTCCAAGGACGTCGTCGACGTGCGGGAGCTGTTCACCCAGCGGATCTGCCTGGGCGTCACCGCCGCATCCCATGTCGACATGGTGCTCGGCGAAGGTGCCCGCGAACGCGGGGCGCTGGCCGACGAGGTCCCGGGCGACGCCCGCCACGCCGGGATCGGCTTCGTCATCGACCGCGGGTCGCGGCTCCCGGTCCGCTTCCGCGCGGCGTTCGTCTCCGACGACGGCATCGCCGAGCTCGTCCAACGTTGCGCCCCGCCGCTGGACGCCGACGTGATCGGCCTCCACAACGACGGCGACACCGAGCGGGGGGCGGCCTGA
- a CDS encoding replication initiator, with the protein MTAATTTQHDHDLSHLLRSENFQDWRREVTAIGGCAAPIHLTGSSRIHDRATGTVLAEREGEILAPCGNRRASVCPACSDRYASDAYHLLRSGMAGGKGVPDTATEHPRAFVTLTAPSFGPVHTRRVTARGLVVPCGCGDKHHRDDPRVGTAIDPDTHDYVGAVLWQAHAGKLWNRFAIRLRRLLAGMLGVKVREFHDHARLSYAKVAEYQRRGLVHFHAVVRLDGPDGPTTAPPGWITTEALGVAVRDAASSVSLVVDRPDGTPLPLAWGKQVDIRPITSTTAAALEDDDGEITDNALAAYVAKYATKGTGKSEATDRPIRDIAHVRHLDITPHHRRLIETAWELGGQEQYEALNLRRWAHMLGFRGHFLTKSRAYSTTFGTIRGERRTYRLGETLAGLDTPADSGSVLVVNDWQVVQFGHRNDAEREIALGIAERRREQRTTRSRKETS; encoded by the coding sequence ATGACGGCTGCCACAACCACCCAGCACGACCACGACCTGTCCCACCTGCTGCGCTCCGAGAACTTCCAGGACTGGCGCCGCGAAGTGACCGCCATCGGCGGCTGCGCCGCCCCGATCCACCTCACCGGCTCGTCGCGCATCCACGACCGAGCCACTGGCACCGTCCTCGCTGAGCGGGAGGGCGAGATCCTCGCTCCGTGCGGCAACCGGCGCGCGTCGGTCTGTCCGGCCTGCTCGGATCGCTACGCCTCCGACGCCTACCACCTCCTGCGCTCCGGAATGGCCGGCGGCAAGGGCGTCCCCGACACCGCCACCGAGCACCCACGGGCGTTCGTCACCCTCACCGCCCCGTCGTTCGGGCCGGTCCACACCCGCCGCGTCACCGCCCGCGGGCTCGTCGTCCCCTGCGGCTGCGGGGACAAGCACCACCGCGACGACCCCCGCGTCGGCACCGCAATCGACCCCGACACCCACGACTACGTCGGCGCCGTGCTCTGGCAGGCCCACGCCGGAAAGCTCTGGAACCGCTTCGCCATCCGACTCCGACGGCTGCTCGCCGGGATGCTCGGGGTCAAGGTCCGCGAGTTCCACGACCACGCCCGGCTCTCCTACGCCAAGGTCGCCGAGTACCAGCGCCGCGGGCTCGTGCACTTCCACGCAGTCGTCCGCCTCGACGGACCCGACGGGCCGACCACCGCACCACCCGGCTGGATCACCACCGAGGCCCTGGGCGTCGCGGTCCGGGACGCAGCAAGCTCGGTGTCCCTCGTCGTGGACCGACCGGACGGGACACCGCTCCCGCTGGCATGGGGGAAGCAGGTCGACATCCGCCCCATCACCTCGACTACAGCGGCCGCGCTCGAGGACGACGACGGCGAGATCACCGACAATGCCCTGGCCGCCTACGTCGCCAAGTACGCCACCAAGGGCACCGGAAAGTCCGAGGCGACCGACCGGCCGATCCGCGACATCGCCCACGTCCGGCATCTCGACATCACCCCGCACCACCGACGGTTGATCGAAACCGCGTGGGAGCTCGGTGGCCAGGAGCAGTACGAGGCGCTGAACCTGCGCCGGTGGGCGCACATGCTCGGCTTCCGCGGCCACTTCCTGACCAAGTCCCGCGCCTACTCCACGACCTTCGGCACTATCCGCGGGGAGCGCCGCACCTACCGCCTCGGCGAGACCCTCGCCGGCCTCGACACCCCCGCCGACTCGGGTTCCGTGCTGGTCGTCAACGACTGGCAGGTCGTCCAGTTCGGACACCGGAACGACGCCGAACGAGAGATCGCACTCGGCATCGCCGAACGACGACGCGAACAACGCACCACGCGATCCCGGAAGGAGACGTCATGA
- a CDS encoding helix-turn-helix domain-containing protein, whose product MTTRYLTVPEAADYLNTSVRFVRRLIAERRIAFHYVGRHVRLRVADLEEFVQSGRVEPVTAGDVRRQLRKVG is encoded by the coding sequence ATGACCACGCGGTACCTGACCGTCCCGGAGGCGGCGGACTACCTCAATACCTCCGTGCGCTTCGTCCGCCGGCTGATCGCTGAACGCCGGATCGCCTTCCATTATGTCGGCCGGCACGTGCGGCTTCGGGTCGCCGACCTGGAGGAGTTCGTCCAGTCCGGACGGGTCGAACCGGTGACCGCCGGCGACGTCCGCCGACAGCTTCGGAAGGTGGGCTGA
- a CDS encoding tyrosine-type recombinase/integrase produces the protein MARGNRPGHRRFGLIRKLPSGRYQASYLGPDGRRRAAPDTFARKREAEQWLAAVETELLRDDWTDPALGKIPLREFAEQWIAEHKISRRTREEYASVWRLHLASYLGDYPIGQISTDLIRSWRATLLREGRSEDRTAKAYRLLRAVLNTAVDDGLIKRNPCRIKGAGQHRTPERPTATVAQVTKLSGLVPPRFRVLVLAAAFTGLRWGELVALRRCDIDLDGGAVHVYRRLAEHKNGEIEAGPTKSVAGARTVALPDVLVTELREHIAEYAEDGTEGLVFTGDRDGPLRRGNFHRATAWTRTVVAAGLPSGFHFHDLRHTGNHLAATAGASTRELMHRMGHGSMRAALIYQHATTERDRAIAQRLNDLVQGDEDSTEDDVG, from the coding sequence ATGGCACGCGGCAACCGCCCCGGACACCGCCGCTTCGGGCTGATCAGGAAGCTGCCCTCCGGGCGCTACCAGGCCTCCTACCTCGGCCCCGACGGCCGACGACGGGCCGCGCCCGACACCTTCGCTCGCAAGCGTGAGGCCGAGCAGTGGCTCGCTGCTGTCGAGACCGAGCTACTCCGCGACGACTGGACCGACCCGGCCCTCGGCAAGATCCCGCTGCGCGAGTTCGCCGAGCAATGGATCGCCGAGCACAAGATCAGCCGCAGGACTCGGGAGGAGTACGCCAGCGTGTGGAGGTTGCACCTCGCCTCGTACCTCGGTGACTACCCGATCGGCCAGATCAGCACCGACCTGATCCGCTCGTGGCGAGCCACCCTGCTCCGCGAGGGACGCTCGGAGGACCGGACCGCCAAGGCCTACCGGCTGCTGCGCGCCGTCCTCAATACCGCCGTCGACGACGGCCTGATCAAGCGCAACCCGTGCCGGATCAAGGGAGCGGGTCAACACCGGACTCCGGAGCGACCGACGGCGACCGTCGCCCAGGTCACGAAGCTCTCCGGGCTCGTCCCACCGCGGTTCCGGGTCCTCGTGCTCGCGGCGGCCTTCACCGGGCTCCGCTGGGGCGAGCTGGTCGCGCTACGGCGCTGCGACATCGACCTCGACGGCGGAGCAGTCCACGTCTACCGGCGGCTGGCTGAACACAAGAACGGAGAGATCGAGGCAGGCCCGACCAAGTCCGTGGCCGGAGCCCGCACCGTGGCCCTCCCCGACGTCCTGGTGACCGAACTGCGCGAGCACATTGCCGAGTACGCCGAGGACGGCACGGAGGGCCTGGTGTTCACCGGCGACCGTGACGGCCCGCTGCGCCGGGGCAACTTCCACCGCGCCACTGCCTGGACCCGCACCGTCGTCGCCGCGGGCCTACCGAGTGGCTTTCACTTCCACGACCTGCGCCACACCGGCAACCACCTCGCCGCGACGGCCGGGGCCAGCACCCGCGAGCTGATGCACCGGATGGGCCACGGCTCCATGCGGGCCGCGCTGATCTACCAGCACGCGACGACTGAGCGGGACCGCGCCATCGCCCAACGGCTCAACGACCTGGTCCAGGGCGACGAGGACAGCACCGAAGACGATGTCGGCTAA
- a CDS encoding IS701 family transposase gives MVDLAGWVAALDQVIASIGPRFFRREPRARAGAYVRGLLAGLERKNGWTLAEHAGAVSPDGTQRMLRIADWDVDGVRDDVRDYVLDALGDPASEVFVVDETGFIKKGLRSAGVQRQYTGTSGKVDNCQLGVFLAYASSKGRALIDRELYLPTSWTEDRDRCARADVPDEVGFATKPQLGLAMLARAHACGALTPRSWVTADEIYGQNPTFRTWLADREIPFVLATRNDDVLTSPDGHRRQAKVLATIAGARDPDTGRSGWERRQVGAGAHGERIYDWTTVALDPAGLPHGWGHWLLVRRQTEPGQGKTTRELAFYRCAAPAATPLRELVRVAGARWAIEECFQTSKNEAGLDHYQVRSYRAWYAHITLAMLAAAYLSVTRAQEAEKGDLQPSGPG, from the coding sequence GTGGTGGATCTTGCTGGATGGGTAGCGGCGTTGGACCAGGTCATCGCGTCGATCGGGCCGCGGTTCTTCCGTCGTGAGCCCCGCGCGCGGGCCGGGGCGTATGTGCGCGGCCTGCTGGCCGGGTTGGAGCGCAAGAACGGGTGGACTCTGGCCGAGCATGCGGGGGCGGTCTCGCCGGACGGGACGCAGCGGATGCTGCGCATCGCTGACTGGGACGTCGACGGGGTCCGCGACGACGTGCGCGACTACGTCCTCGACGCCCTCGGCGACCCCGCAAGTGAGGTGTTCGTGGTCGACGAGACCGGGTTCATCAAGAAGGGCCTGCGTTCGGCGGGAGTGCAACGCCAGTACACCGGTACCAGCGGCAAGGTCGACAACTGTCAGCTCGGGGTGTTCCTGGCCTATGCCAGCTCGAAGGGGCGGGCGTTGATCGACCGCGAGCTCTACCTGCCGACCTCGTGGACCGAGGACCGGGACCGCTGCGCCAGAGCTGACGTGCCCGATGAGGTCGGGTTCGCCACGAAGCCCCAGCTCGGGCTGGCGATGCTCGCCCGCGCCCACGCCTGCGGGGCCCTCACACCCCGCTCGTGGGTGACCGCCGACGAGATCTACGGACAGAATCCGACCTTCCGCACCTGGCTGGCCGACCGGGAGATTCCGTTCGTGCTGGCCACTCGCAACGACGACGTCCTGACCAGCCCGGACGGGCATCGCCGCCAGGCCAAGGTCCTCGCCACGATCGCCGGCGCCCGCGACCCCGACACCGGCCGCAGCGGGTGGGAACGGCGCCAGGTCGGCGCGGGTGCGCACGGAGAGCGGATCTATGACTGGACCACCGTCGCCCTCGACCCGGCCGGCCTGCCCCACGGGTGGGGGCACTGGCTGCTCGTGCGCCGCCAGACCGAACCCGGGCAGGGCAAGACCACCCGGGAGCTGGCGTTCTACCGCTGCGCCGCCCCCGCGGCCACGCCGCTGCGCGAGCTGGTCCGCGTCGCCGGCGCACGCTGGGCGATCGAGGAATGCTTCCAGACCTCCAAGAACGAAGCAGGCCTCGACCACTACCAAGTCCGCTCCTACCGAGCCTGGTACGCCCACATCACACTGGCCATGCTCGCCGCCGCCTACCTGTCCGTCACCCGCGCACAGGAGGCCGAAAAGGGGGATCTCCAGCCGAGCGGACCGGGCTGA
- a CDS encoding sigma-70 family RNA polymerase sigma factor, producing MGSPPGAPPTDPGLDTEAGLRAAYSAHGPEIYRYALRQLGDDGGAQEVVQEVFLRAWRRADSYDASLASLRVWLFAIARNVVVDEIRRLNVRPWRRQLTDEPESGRDSIGPAEDALVDTWLVEEALRRLRPEHRQAIVQAYLRGRPHAEIAAEAGVPVGTIRSRVFYGLKALRLAMDEMGVEP from the coding sequence GTGGGGTCCCCACCGGGGGCACCGCCGACGGACCCGGGGCTCGACACCGAGGCCGGGCTCAGGGCTGCGTACAGCGCGCACGGTCCGGAGATCTATCGCTACGCGCTGCGCCAGCTGGGCGACGACGGCGGCGCACAGGAGGTCGTGCAGGAGGTCTTCCTGCGGGCCTGGCGGCGGGCCGACTCCTACGACGCGTCGCTGGCGAGCCTGCGGGTGTGGTTGTTCGCGATCGCGCGCAACGTGGTCGTCGACGAGATCCGCCGGCTCAACGTGCGACCCTGGCGCAGGCAGCTCACCGACGAGCCCGAGTCCGGGAGGGACTCGATCGGCCCGGCCGAGGACGCGCTGGTCGACACCTGGCTGGTCGAGGAGGCGCTGCGCCGGCTCCGGCCGGAGCACCGGCAGGCGATCGTGCAGGCCTACCTGCGCGGACGTCCGCACGCGGAGATCGCGGCGGAGGCGGGGGTGCCGGTCGGGACGATCCGAAGCCGGGTGTTCTACGGGCTGAAGGCGTTGCGGCTGGCGATGGACGAGATGGGGGTGGAACCGTGA
- a CDS encoding anti-sigma factor family protein yields MTPDEHRALREALGDYAIGRLPRDETSALQAHLDGCADCRAELAEISSVLPALRRVDPARLDHTPFPPPDLGERIVSAARAEGARPRQRPRWLPVASAAAVAILIGGAVGYAAGDYDGIPREPVAVQAMDPAVQATAVAIPHTWGVEIVLDADGFRAGSTYRVVVEADDGREVGAGEFIGTGENPMICNLNSSVLRSDASGFKVLDAAGATVLRGDLTAT; encoded by the coding sequence GTGACTCCGGACGAGCACCGGGCCCTGCGCGAGGCGCTCGGCGACTACGCGATCGGGCGGCTGCCCCGCGACGAGACGTCGGCGCTGCAGGCGCATCTGGACGGCTGCGCCGACTGCCGCGCCGAGCTGGCCGAGATCTCCTCGGTCCTGCCGGCGCTGCGCCGGGTGGATCCGGCGCGCCTCGACCACACCCCGTTCCCGCCGCCGGACCTGGGCGAGCGGATCGTGTCCGCCGCCCGGGCGGAGGGGGCACGCCCGCGGCAGCGGCCGCGCTGGCTCCCGGTGGCCTCCGCCGCCGCGGTCGCGATCCTGATCGGCGGCGCCGTCGGCTACGCGGCCGGCGACTACGACGGGATCCCCCGCGAGCCGGTCGCGGTGCAGGCGATGGACCCGGCCGTGCAGGCCACGGCCGTCGCGATTCCGCACACCTGGGGCGTGGAGATCGTGCTCGACGCCGACGGGTTCCGGGCCGGCTCCACCTACCGGGTGGTGGTCGAGGCCGACGACGGCCGGGAGGTCGGCGCCGGCGAGTTCATCGGGACCGGCGAGAACCCGATGATCTGCAACCTGAACTCGTCGGTGCTGCGGTCGGACGCCTCCGGTTTCAAGGTGCTCGACGCCGCCGGCGCGACCGTGCTGCGCGGGGACCTGACGGCCACCTGA